The following nucleotide sequence is from Penaeus monodon isolate SGIC_2016 chromosome 29, NSTDA_Pmon_1, whole genome shotgun sequence.
AAAAGAAGCAATAATGTTTTAGTAAgcactttcatttttttactataaaagtttaaaaaattgagaaaatagTAAACTAAAAAGTTTAAATACACAGTAAACAGTCCAAATATAGACTTCACAGccataaaaccaacaaaaatgaATTACCTGAACCATGAGTGGAGTTTCTTGTGTCCGTGAGCCCATACAAGCCACGCAGAGTGTGTGGTGCCTCGTATTTTGTCTTGTACACTTTGGTGGGACCCATGAGTGCTCTCCAGTGCTTGATGGCATCCTCGCGGGCAAGAACAAGGGCATGGGTTGGTCCACTgtaaggaggaagaaagtgacTACAGCTTCTGGACAAGGTGGCAAGCATGTGCTTAACATGGATTTCTATCTTTTtggtatattagaaaaaaaaaagggaaacaaatctCTTTCACTGAACTAGATGAAAGAAGCTGCAATGAGACAAACTAGGAAGATTAAATCAACAGTaataaaacaccccaacacatataacatttatatgaGAAATGTACTGATGTACTGATTTGGTAGCTTGAATCTGTTCTGATAATATTCATTCAACTTAAAATGAGGCNNNNNNNNNNNNNNNNNNNNNNNNNNNNNNNNNNNNNNNNNNNNNTACGTTAACCTCCAATATCTGAAGATTGACTTTGTTAATACTAGAACTGACATTTAACTCATCTAGGGAATTAAGAAAAGGTTGAAATAAATTCTATAAAGTTAAAGCATTTCAATTAACCCTTTTCACTGTGGGTGCCTAAGCTGCTGGCTGGCTCTGGGAAACAGGCTTATTATTGCACAATGGCCGTTTATGCAAGCTGGATTGGATAATTTGTTGTTTTTGCCACATTGACTTTAATTTTAAGTTGTGTTCCTGTTCATCAGTAATTTAGTCTATGTGAGCAGTAGATCTCTCATGACATACTGTTGACTCTAGCAAAAGACTGTCTGTCAGTGTGGTTAGTTGATGCTCTGACAAAGACACAGATCTGTTTGGTGTGAATATCAACTTCATTTCTATAAACTTTATATAACTACCAAAAGCCATACTATATCCCAGGctctgaataaatatatttttactttttgaagATGCTCAatcaagagaagaaaataaaatttaagactATTTATATATGACAACCACGCCATATGGCACAACAACTCAGGTTACAGGTTGTCAGGCCCTATCAGTAAAAATTAACAGGTTTAGTCCACATCATGGCTCAAGCCTTACAAactgatgattaaaaaatataaaatataaacaaacaaNNNNNNNNNNNNNNNNNNNNNNNNNNNNNNNNNNNNNNNNNNNNNNNNNNNNNNNNNNNNNNNNNNNNNNNNNNNNNNNNNNNNNNNNNNNNNNNNNGAGGGCCAGTTTCAATTTGGATCCTTAAATCACCTTGCCATGAATGTGACGAGTCTGTTATAGAAAAACTTCTCCTGGTGTTCCCCATAGAACTTCTCCGTGTCTTGCCTGCTGAGTCGGACCTCCTTGTGACGTACCACCAGGAACTCTTCACTTAGAATCTTGCTTCTGATAGCCTAAGGTACAGATATAATGAACAGCTGGAAAGATGCAATAGACTGGTGGTTCTTTTTAAAGTGAATGTAAAATTTTTGCTCTTcagataagatatatctatacacatgatattatgaatgaaaatgggaaNNNNNNNNNNNNNNNNNNNNNNNNNNNNNNNNNNNNNNNNNNNNNNNNNNNNNNNNNNNNNNNNNNNNNNNNNNNNNNNNNNNNNNNNNNNNNNNNNNNNNNNNNNNNNNNNNNNNNNNNNNNNNNNNNNNNNNNNNNNNNNNNNNNNNNNNNNNNcacaaaagaaaataactaaataaactaACCTGCAAAACATGAGGTACTCTTGTAACATCTGGCTTCAAGAGAGCCAGAGTCAACTGCAAAGGCCCATGCTTAGGCCATCCCTGTACACTCCCTGCAATACttgttcttattaatataatagGTAATTATTTACACAGTTCTATAAgtcaattatataaaaattcttgGGAAGAAAAGCATAAATAATACAACTGATGAATAAAATGGCATGAAACACAACCACAGAAAACTTAAACATAAAATTTACAATCTATGTTAAATTTAGGAATTTCCTTtgtaagtataaaattatttcatcatatctGACAAGAATATAGGAATAAATGCATTTTATAATAGCAAAATGACAATGAACAGCTGTGTGTTGGAANNNNNNNNNNNNNNNNNNNNNNNNNNNNNNNNNNNNNNNNNNNNNNNACATGTAGCATAAGTACATCAGATatgagtttaaaaaataaatattatcatatttaaatacAACCAAATAGCACCTTAAGATCCCCCTGCTCAAAAGGCAcccaaatatttttcaaaatctggaaaaaaaacactagtTATCGTATTTGATTTGTCtcaaattttctctattttttcagtAACTGGGAGAACGCCCCCTTAGAACATATTCtgaattaataatcattattctcatttttaaaaatcactcatAACTTCCATAAATAGCAAAAATAttcgtatataattatatctacatcATATTGTGCTACACTCCAAAATACGTATTCATGGCAAGATAAATACTGGTATACAGGGATAAGGAATACTAACAACTACCGAAATTCACACCTCTATATGCTTATCATGCACACATTAGGCAATGAAAAAGGAATTACGAGATAAACCATTTAAATTCTGGCCATGATCAGCAGACTGTACCTATAATCAAGagttgtgtttgtttacatattaaCTTCACCGTGACTTAGCTCCTTGACTAATCACTGTTTTCTCGTATTTATATCAGTTTTTAATACAAAAGGATTACTTATCATATTTGTTTATGATACACATTTAATCTATTGCGACAGTTGGAGGTTTCATATTTAATTTAGATACGATGTAAATATAACAGTGAAATTAACTGCTACGGGTTAAATGAATTTCAAATGTTAAGCTCAACATATACCTCATAGAACTGCATATTAATCCATGATACAATTATATAACTGAAATgaggaatttaataaaaaaatctctGTAGAATATGTttcaaatttttgaaataaacgGGAAAAGCGAAACCAAAAGGAAATATACTATGAGCCAGCACTCGCTACGCCTTCAATGTCAACAAACATTAGTCAGAATTTGAAAGCCAACACGACCTTCGTCAGTTGAAAAGGAAATTTCGACCAGTTTAGTTAATTGTGATTTTCTGAGAAGAAGTTTATGAGAAGAAACAGTATTTGATTTTATAATCTGAGGGTCTTGCACAAGGNNNNNNNNNNNNNNNNNNNNNNNNAACGAAAAGGTGACtaagtaatattttaatatcgttTAATTTACCCTCTTTAGATTTGATAAATAACTCATAAAGTCAGATTGATTAAATGACAGTATTCATTATAAAGATTGCTAATATGATAAAGTCACGTTAGTATGATAATTTATACAGTAGAGGCATTTGTGTTATATTAAAcattttgtactttttattttttcatgttttttcagaTGGATACTGTATTTGTTTACATGTATCAATACTGCATATAAAGcagtaagaaaagagagataaaactattatttgttgttattgcatAAAAGAATTTAAGGGAATACcaagtttccatttttttttttcagatattactATGCCTATTTTCTAATCACTGATACCATATATCACTGTTTTTACATCCCTAAGTTATTAGTCTACACTTGGTAACAAGACATTTTACAAGTAAATGTTTAGAAGAAACATCCTTTACTGACCTGAACACAGTTGCTGCAGCACAACCTACCTGTGTtccagcaaaggccaacaaacctcGACTTTTAGACGTTACAGCCAATTCATTTCCAAATGAGGAACCAGTGCAAGGCCTGAATAGGAATGGTTGAGGCTGGTTTTCCTTTGTTGATGCATACGGTGTGGAGGCTGTGGTGATTGCTTGACAATGTGCCATTATCAGGTTGGAATAAAGATTTTAGGCCTTCTGAAACAGTATGTTTCAAGGGGTCCAGATAGATCACAGGTATTATAATCACCAGAAGTAATTCCATTTATAAAGTCAATGCAAGTATCCTCTTAGGATTTCTGAGCATTTACTGTATGATTTATCTtgctttatctctccttttaGAAAAGTTGACATGGTGTCATCTAGTGAAGACCNNNNNNNNNNNNNNNNNNNNNNNNNNNNNNNNNNNNNNNNNNNNNNNNNNNNNNTAGATGGATCGGGTCAGCCAACCCAGCAGCAGCAGAGGAGTTGGGGAGATAGAGGTCAGGGAGAGAAGGTGACGACAGGTGAGAGAGGTTCCAGTTTAGTTTGATTGTATGAAATTACTTGATAGGGGTTCATGTAGTCTTTTGTGAGTATAAAAAAGAATAGAGGTTTGATGTTTGTGTGACTAAGAATAAAATATTGTtgcaaataaagaaaagggatgaCATATCTTTTGTCAGCCACTGATGTTTGACTTGGATAAGATCAGTAGTCATTGTCAGTGATTGGTGtaaatagtttagatagatatctTTGTCATGTTTATTAATTAAATACCagtatttatttttagaaaacgtgtattttttttactcaaataTTTGTAATTGTCTAATTGTATGAAACTTAGATTGATGGATATTTTATCTACAGATACTGAGATTTATGATTTGAGAAATCTTTCCATAGCTTAGCTCAGAATCCTGACATCTttcagaaaggaaaatgaagataacaGAGACACGTAGAGAGACCATCACGTCCAAGGGCATTCAAGATTTATCCTCGGCCATCAACAGCTTGGATGACCATTTCCAGGTGAGTCATCTTAACCCATTAGTTAAAAATTAATGTCTATCccattaacttttcttttttaaatctgcaCCATATGACTGATGTAATTCAATTTGTTAACCCAATTTTCCTTTGGTTGGCATGTAGGCCTACGTTATGTCATACTATGAAGGGCCATCTCACAGGTGGCATATATCTTATGTCATTCTAAGAAGGGCCATCTCNNNNNNNNNNNNNNNNNNNNNNNNNNNNNNNNNNNNNNNNNNNNNNNNNNNNNNNNNNNNNNNNNNNNTCTAAAAGGGGCCATCTCACAGGTGGCATTGGTTCCATTTCATACTAAGAAGTGCCATTTCACAGGTGGCGTGTATGTCGTGCCATGCCAAGAAGGGCTATCTAACAGGTGGCGTGTATTCCATGCCATTTTAAAAACGGCCGTCTCACTGGGGACACATATGTTATTTTACTAGGATTACTGTCAAATCACTGAATATGTCCCTTCTACCATACAGGCTTTGCATTGTGGTGGCTGAAGATTTTTAGAAATTGAGGCCAAAAACATACTTGTAAGGCCTCACTTTATCATACATGATTGTATTAGTGCTGCAAACCAGTACTTTACCAGTTCATTTACAGGATGACAAAAAGTTTGCTGACATGTTTAGGTTTACCGTAGTATTTAGGCCATTTAGCCTTTTAGACCACATGGAATCATTTTGTTGATATAAAAGATTCAATACTGTGACATTGATATAGCTGACATTTATTAAACTTTGTATGAAAAAGCTATACTTTAATATTTGTAAAGATTACCCTGATAacatataaagaaattaaaaaactaGAACACTAATACAGATTCCATTGACAACATATCAGACCACTTCCTGTAAAAGATTTAACCTTGTCAACAGGCAGGTCTTCAGGAGGTGCGCAACAGCCTGGCCAGCATTCACCAGGAGAGAACCACACTGACAGAACGCTTGCGCAGCGTCTCGGAAAAGCTGGTTGAAGTCtcaggagagaaaaatgaatgcCAAAATGTGATTTCAGATCTCCAACAGGTATgaaacacttttttgttttttgttttttactcaaTAAAAAGAACCNNNNNNNNNNNNNNNNNNNNNNNNNNNNNNNNNNNNNNNNNNNNNNNNNNNNNNNNNNNNNNNNNNNNNNNNNNNNNNNNNNNNNNNNNNNNNNNNNNNNNNNNNNNNNNNNNNNNNNNNNNNNNNNNNNNNNNNNNNNNNNNNNNNNNNNNNNNNNNNNNNNNNNNNNNNNAAAAAGAATGTTACTTACATTGTTGCCAAATGTATGGACACAgaatgttttccattttttttatcttccagtAAAGAATTGTTCACTGTTTCATTGTAGTTTAGCTTATTTTAAtctataattgtgtatataatcAATCACAGACCTTCTTACTAATGGTAATTAAAAAGTTTCTCAGTTATAAAGGTTAGTTTATTGTACAATAATCCTTCAGACAGCAGATTACTCACTAATTCCTTTACTAACTTCTCAGTACCTGTGTTGTTTATGAAGAATGTTGATAATGCCTTATTGGTAGAAGCCTGTGCTTGTTCCTTTATTCTTATggtgttattttctgtttttatgtctATAACATTTACATGGCTTATGTTAATAACAGTACTTTGATATAATATGATGCAGAGTTATCTTGTTAATGTCTCTCATGCTAATATTAGAATGATCTCTTTACTTCATTGCTTGGATACTGATCCTTATTCTCCTTGGTTTGCTTTCATATTATAATTTGAGCNNNNNNNNNNNNNNNNNNNNNNNNNNNNNNNNNNNNNNNNNNNNNNNNNNNNNNNNNNNNNNNNNNNNNNNNNNNNNNNNNNNNNNNNNNNNNNNNNNNNNNNNNNNNNNNNNNNNNNNNNNNNNNNNNNNNNNNNNNNNNNNNNNNNNNNNNNNNNNNNNNNNNNNNNNNNNNNNNNNNNNNNNNNNNNNNNNNNNNNNNNNNNNNNNNNNNNNNNNNNNNNNNNNNNNNNNNNNNNNNNNNNNNNNNNNNNNNNNNNNNNNNNNNNNNNGGCATATACAACTGTGCATTACTATTGGCCATgtgagaaaataattaaaatcaagtTAATATTAATTAGAGACTTTTAATTAACTGTGTCATTAGCTATTTTTGGcattgtgaaagaaaaatatttagcaAGAAATAGTAAGATATTTAATTGAATGTTACAATTTTAAATTGGTGTATTGCTTATGGAACATAATGTaacgttttggggaaaaatgcaaGCCTAATCCCTGAGGAACAACATTACTGTTCCTTCAGGTAATATGAGTAAACATATAGGAACACTAATGCACTCTTATGTGTAAAGGTTAGGATTATTTTATTACCAAACACATAATGATATACTTTTCCAGGTTTTGTCTGATAAAATGCTAACTACATCTGAGGAAGATAAATGTAATGCTGACCTATagttaaactatatattatattgtatccaGTCTTACCAAGATTGACTGAATATCAAAATTACAATATTTACCAAATTAACGACTATAATTTTNNNNNNNNNNNNNNNNNNNNNNNNNNNNNNNNNNNNNNNNNNNNNNNNNNNNNNNNNNNNNNNNNNNNNNNNNNNNNNNNNNNNNNNNNNNNNNNNNNNNNNNNNNNNNNNNNNNNNNNNNNNNNNNNNNNNNNNNNNNNNNNNNNNNNTAGATCAGGTAACTACCTACCTTGTCTGCATAGCTATTGAATAATGAAGAATTTAGAGTTCATTAAAAAGAGATCATGAAAAGATTcagcctttttttatatattacaggaAGTATCAAGCGTCAAGGACCAGCTGACCAATGAACAGAGGACTAATGCTGCACTGAGGAAAAGAATTcatgaaatggaaaatgagaaTGAGGTATAGTAAGTCTTACAGGTTGTTTTTCTCAGGTGCATTGATTTCCCttacccagatttttttttactttgaagaGTTTTAAGTGTCTGAGTGTGTAGTTTAATGAACaagaaatttcttttttgattcaCTGTCTCAGTAAACTCTCCATATCAAAAGATAAAAGGTCCTTCTATTACAAATATCCTTCATATTTCAGTTTA
It contains:
- the LOC119591639 gene encoding uncharacterized protein LOC119591639; translated protein: MKITETRRETITSKGIQDLSSAINSLDDHFQAGLQEVRNSLASIHQERTTLTERLRSVSEKLVEVSGEKNECQNVISDLQQEVSSVKDQLTNEQRTNAALRKRIHEMENENEV